In the genome of Chrysiogenia bacterium, the window GGAGGTCCCGGTGGTCTACCGCGACCCCTACGAATACAGCGTGCCGGGTGCGAGCACTGACTTCTCACCCCAGTTCAACGAAAACGCCTGAACCGGGAAAGAAAAGGATTAAGCAATGTCGGAAGAAATTCCCTACACAGTAGAAACCCGTCCCGATACCGGCCTCTACAACGGCAAGTTCGGTATCTGGATGTTCCTGGCCTCCGAAGTGATGCTCTTCGGCGCGCTCTTCTCGGCCTACGTGCTGCTTCGCACGGGCGCGCAGGTCTGGCCGCCGGTCATTCCGGGGCACCCCTACATGCGCGGCATGGAGATCCTCAATGTTCCGCTTGCCACGCTCAATACCGCAGTACTGATTACCTCAAGTATCACCGTAGTAATGGCCTGGGCGAGCCTCAAGATGGGCAACTTCGCCAAGGGCAAGATGTACATCTGGGCGACCATCGCCTGCTCGCTGGGCTTCATGGTGATCAAGACGATCGAATACTCGGCCAAGTTCGAACACGGCTGGTATCCCTCGACCAACAACTTCTTCGGCATCTACTTCACGATGACGGGCCTTCACGGCCTTCACGTGATCGGCGGCCTGATCGTGTGGCTCTATCTGGCCACCGCAGGTTCGAAGATGTGGGAGACCGAGCCCGAGCGCTACACCAACCGGATCGAAGTGACCGGCCTCTACTGGCACTTCGTCGACCTGGTCTGGATTTTCCTGTTCCCCAGCCTTTATCTTCTCTAGGAAGGGATTTGAGTTATGAGTGAAGAAACTACGCACGACGCACACAGCCACGAGGACATCGAGGCGCACGTCAAAGTCTATATCAAGGTCTTCATTGCCCTTCTGATCCTCACGGGCGTGACCGTTGCGGTGGCGGAAGTACATCTGCCCATCCACCTGGCGGTCGCCGTCGCGCTGGTCATCGCCGGCATCAAGGGCAGCTTGGTGGCTGCGGAATTCATGCACCTCAAGGGCGAGGTGAAATGGATTCTCTATAGTGTCCTGCTCACTGTATTTATGTTCGTGATGGTCCTGGCCGTCCCGGTCATCACGCACTCGGGCTACGCCGAAACGGGCTGGCGTGCGGCGGCTCCCGGCACCACGACATCGGCTGAAGCCGGCCACGGCGCGCATCACTGAGAGAGCGGAGGCGCACATGTCGCTCAAAGCATTTCACGTCGTTTTCATTCTGATCTCCACCCTGTTCCTCTCGGCACTGGGTCTGTGGGGAGTCAGTGATTATTTTACGACCAAGGACGCCCTGCACCTTGCAATCGGCGTTGTCTCCCTGGTGGGCAGCGTCGGGCTGGTGTGGTACGGAACCTGGTTCCTGGCGAAGTACAAGAAGCTCAGCTACCTGTAGGGAGCCCGATCCTATGATCAGCCGATTTCACAAGCAGCTCATGATCCTTGCGCTCGCCGCGGTGGCGATCCTGCAGTCGCAGGCCCCGGCGCTGGCCTGCGCCATCTGCTACGGCGAGCCCGGCAACCCGATGACCATCGGCCTGCAAAAGGGCGTGCTTA includes:
- a CDS encoding cytochrome c oxidase subunit 3, whose amino-acid sequence is MSEEIPYTVETRPDTGLYNGKFGIWMFLASEVMLFGALFSAYVLLRTGAQVWPPVIPGHPYMRGMEILNVPLATLNTAVLITSSITVVMAWASLKMGNFAKGKMYIWATIACSLGFMVIKTIEYSAKFEHGWYPSTNNFFGIYFTMTGLHGLHVIGGLIVWLYLATAGSKMWETEPERYTNRIEVTGLYWHFVDLVWIFLFPSLYLL
- a CDS encoding cytochrome C oxidase subunit IV family protein encodes the protein MSEETTHDAHSHEDIEAHVKVYIKVFIALLILTGVTVAVAEVHLPIHLAVAVALVIAGIKGSLVAAEFMHLKGEVKWILYSVLLTVFMFVMVLAVPVITHSGYAETGWRAAAPGTTTSAEAGHGAHH